The DNA region ACCAGGTCCGGCCGGCTTCACCCTTCAGCGGCATGCTGAGCTTCCCGGACCAGCCGGTCGTGTAGGTCTGCAGGAACCGGATCCGGTCGAGCTGCTGTTCGGTGAGCCGGCGGAAGCCCGCCAGCCGGATGACCCGGCGGCGCGCGATCAGCAGCCGGACGACGGCGGCACCGGCCGCCACCACGCCGAACACCAGCCGCAGCAGGAACAGCGACACCACGCCGAGGGCCAAAAGCTTCGCTGTGGGCTGTCCCGTCCACAGCTGCTGCGGCGAAACCCGCCCGTTCACGAGATCGAGCGCGAGCGTCCAGAGGTCCCGCCACGGCGCCCCGCCCCACAGGAGCCAGACGGCCGACGCCGCCACTCCCCAGAACACGAGGAACGCCAACGCCTTCCGGAGTGAACGCCCGAGCATCCGCCGCCGACGGAGACGGCCGGACACCGCTCGCGAGCCCATCGAGATCTTCGCCAGCACGGCCTTGCAGAGCAACGCGTGCAGGTGCAGCACGAAGTCGCGGGCCTCGTACGCGGCGGGCGCGGAGGCGACGACGACCAGCGGCGCCGCCCGGTCCGACCGGCTCAGCAGGCCCTGCTCCAGCGAGCGGATCGCCGTTGTCTTGCCGGTCCCCCGGTGCCCGGCCAGCGCGACGGCCACCGAATCCGCCCGATCGACGATCCGGCGCAGCCGTTTCACCGCGGCCGTCCGCACAAGCCCCCTTCCAGCTCCGCCGAGGCGTCCGGCTCCTCGAAGACGAGATCGACGCCCGATCGGATCCGCCGGTGATCCCGCAAATGAGCCCGAAGCGCCGGCAGGACGATCTCCCTCAGCGCGAACTCCCACCGGTCGCCCAAGCCGATCATCTCCGGATGCGCCCACTCCTCGGTGCGTTGCCAGCCTTCGGTGACGAAGAGTCCGGGGATCCGGCGGCCGATGACCAGGACCGCCATCCCGATCACCGCGCCGAGCCCCAGCACGCCGACCAGCTGGAAGGGCGACGGCATCGACGACCACGTCAGCTGCAGGATCCGGAGGTATCCCACGAGGAGCGCGCAGGTCACGAGCAACCAGCCCGCCTCACGGACGGTCACCCGCCGGAACGGGAGGCGCCGGGGCCGTTCGAAGACCACACCCGCCCGCTCCCGCTCCATCCGGATCCGCGCGAGTGCGGTGACATCGCCGAGAACGGCCGTGCGGGCGTCTTCGGCTCGCAGTCCTTCCCTGCGGAGCCCCGAGGCGATCTCCGGTTCGGTGAGCGCTTCGTCGAGCACGGCCTCCAGTGCGAGCAGCGCGGACCAGGTGTCGAAATCCTCGATGAAGCCCTCGCCGTCGCGCAGGAGGTCCGACTCGTACTCGTCCGGATGCAGGTCGCTCACCGGCTTATGATGCCGAACCGCCCGCCCGCGTACCCCTGCTCGGGTCAGGAAAACCGGTCCAGATCCTCCGGCGTGTCGATGTCGTCGCTCTCTCCCGGCTCTTCGGGCACCTCGACGATCTCCAGCCCGCCCAACGTCCGCCGCAGCGACGCGTTCTCCACCGTTTCCGGCAGGGCACCGCGCAAGGCCTCCGCACGCCAGGCGCCAAGCAGCCACTGCCGCTCCCCCGCCGCGTCGACCAGCACCGCTCCGGCAGCGGAACCGAGCCCGGCCAGCAACCGGTCCACAGTGGACTTCCGGACACCGGCGAGGTCGCCGGCCAGCACCACGACGAGCTCCGTGCGCACCAGCGCGAGCCCGGCCGCGAGCGCGGCCACCGGACCCGTTCCCGGTGACGATTCCCTGGTCCAGACGACATCGCCGAAGCCGGGCCGTTCCGGGCCGACGACGATCACCGGATCCGCGTGCGCGAGTGCCGCCAACGCCCTGGCCAGCAACGGTTTCCCACCGACGGGGAGCGCGGGTTTGTCCACACCGGACAGGCGACGCGCGGCGCCGCCCGCCAGCACGATCCCCGTGTAAGGCACGCTCTAGCCGATCAAGCGGGTCGCGTACGGCATGATGCCGCCGTACCGCACCGGCGCGATCCGGACCCGCAGGCCCGACTGCGGCGCCTCGACCATCTGGCCGTTCCCGAGGTACATCGCGACGTGGTGGATACCGCGCGCGCTGCCGCCCCAGAACAGCATGTCGCCGCGGCGCATCTGCGAGAGCGGCACCTTCCGCCCGGCGTTGTACTGGTAACCGCTGTAGTGCGGAAGCGACTTCACCCCGGCGAACGCGTAGATCATCAGGCCCGAGCAGTCGAACCCGATCTTGTTGTAGTCGCCGTAGCGGTCCGCCGTGCCACCGTCGCGGATACCGCGGGTCGGGCCGGAGGTGTTGCCGCCACCCCACGCGTAGACCACTCCGAGCTGCGAGAGCGCCCGCCGGACGACGGCCTCGACGCTCGCCCCGGCCGGGGCCGACTGGACGGGCCGGGCGGACGGACGGCCACCGCCGCCCTGGCTGGGCCTTTCCGCGGCGAGCGCGGCCTGACGAGCGCGCTCCTCGTCCTCACGGGCCTTCTGCGCCTTCCAGTCCTCGTAGCGCTGGCGCTGGCCCTGCAGGCCGTTGACCTTCTGCTGCGCTTCGAAGAGCTGCTTCTCGACACTGGCCTTGTCGGCTTCGAGTTTCTGGTTCTGCGCGGCCTGGGTGTCCTGGGCGTGCTGCGCGGCGCTCTGGGCGTTGTCGGCCTCGTGCTTGGCCGCCTCGGCCGCGCGCTTGCGCTCCTGCGCGATCTCCAGTTTCTTGCGCGCGGTCGCGTCCTTGTTGGACTTGTCCGTCTGCGCCCGCTTCATCGCGTCGAGCGCGTTGAGCCTGCTGCCGCCGACCGCGTCGAGCATCTGGGCGCGGCCGAGGAGTTCCTTCGGGCTGTTGGCGGTCAGGTACGCCGACACCGAGCCGATCGCGCTGCCCTGCTGGAAACTCGCGGCGGCGAACTTGTCGAGGTCGGCGCGGGCCTTGTCGATGGTCGCCTGCGCGGCGTCGGATTCGGTGCGCGCGGACTTCGCCTCGCGATCGGCCTGCGCGGCTTCGTCCTGCGCGGTCTCCGCGTCGACCCGGGCCTTGTTGGCCTCTTCCATCTTCAGCTCGACGTCGTCGTTGAGCTGGGCGAGCTTCGACTCGGCCTGGGCCAGCTGGTTCGTGAGCCTGCCGACGTCGCCCGCCTTGGCGTTGGCGTCGGCCTTGCTGGAGTTGATCTCGGAGTCACTGGGGTTCGGCGGGGGCGGCGGTACCGCGATGGCGGTACCCGTCACCCCGAGCAACAGGGCGATCCCCAGCGCACCGATGGTCGTGCCACGGCGGGCACCGGTCCTCGACCCGGCTTCACCACGCACGATCCACCCACCTCCTGATCTTGAACAATGAGCTCACTGTGCCACTGCCGTCACAGCATTACCAGAAGCACCACCAGGAACTTACACACCGTAGGCACCATTTCCCCTCAACGGGGGACGAACAGACGAACGTTTCGTCACTCGAACGGCCGCAGGTCGATGAGACGTTCCCTACGCGCGTGTCGGCTTGCCAGCCAAAAAGGACAGGCGTACTGTTTGAAGGGACGAACGAGGTGTGCCATCCCGGGTCCGGACCTACGGTGGGGGTGCGCAACACTCGCTCCGGGTCGGCCCGAACGACCTGGAGAACACACCGAACTGACCCGCCACTGGAGTTAGAAGTGACCGCACCCGCCAGCAAGGACAGCTTCGGCGCCAAAGACACGCTGAAGGTGGGCGACGCCTCCTACGAGGTGTTCCGCCTGAACAAGGTCGAGGG from Amycolatopsis sp. EV170708-02-1 includes:
- a CDS encoding molybdenum cofactor guanylyltransferase, whose protein sequence is MPYTGIVLAGGAARRLSGVDKPALPVGGKPLLARALAALAHADPVIVVGPERPGFGDVVWTRESSPGTGPVAALAAGLALVRTELVVVLAGDLAGVRKSTVDRLLAGLGSAAGAVLVDAAGERQWLLGAWRAEALRGALPETVENASLRRTLGGLEIVEVPEEPGESDDIDTPEDLDRFS
- a CDS encoding NlpC/P60 family protein: MRGEAGSRTGARRGTTIGALGIALLLGVTGTAIAVPPPPPNPSDSEINSSKADANAKAGDVGRLTNQLAQAESKLAQLNDDVELKMEEANKARVDAETAQDEAAQADREAKSARTESDAAQATIDKARADLDKFAAASFQQGSAIGSVSAYLTANSPKELLGRAQMLDAVGGSRLNALDAMKRAQTDKSNKDATARKKLEIAQERKRAAEAAKHEADNAQSAAQHAQDTQAAQNQKLEADKASVEKQLFEAQQKVNGLQGQRQRYEDWKAQKAREDEERARQAALAAERPSQGGGGRPSARPVQSAPAGASVEAVVRRALSQLGVVYAWGGGNTSGPTRGIRDGGTADRYGDYNKIGFDCSGLMIYAFAGVKSLPHYSGYQYNAGRKVPLSQMRRGDMLFWGGSARGIHHVAMYLGNGQMVEAPQSGLRVRIAPVRYGGIMPYATRLIG